One window of the Cherax quadricarinatus isolate ZL_2023a chromosome 41, ASM3850222v1, whole genome shotgun sequence genome contains the following:
- the LOC128705621 gene encoding choline dehydrogenase, mitochondrial, whose protein sequence is MEVMGAKERENSAYLNGLKPANPATAVKGWVPAVCGPALYYYHEDFSKRTVEWLEILRAEGIGKVFLYVTDVHPNLEKVLKYYEDDGFLHLTGYSYPPPYINVPSLHSFTWLHYFDAILIITPRRFDVSALQLKLNQVEQSIQFTLGEEVYDTQPFLEFLCPLTSPTGTEGNAWLPSAVGEPLWPEIQLALVTGTPSQDRGRLTPRIIGYKEEVYKDYYGDILGLSGFTLVPVLNRPLSRGTLTLASPNPYDHPLINLNFLHHPDDVTTLVRGIKLALQVGEAPAFTDDLSAKFHDKVLSGCQHEKAYTDAYWACYTRYMATTAYHACGTCKMGPSSDPLAVVDHRLRLRGVSGVRVVDASIMPLIISGNTNAPTIMIAEKAADLVKHDWLLSDPQTLI, encoded by the exons ATggag GTTATGGGAGCCAAGGAGAGGGAGAACTCTGCTTACCTGAATGGACTTAAACCTGCCAATCCAGCCAC AGCAGTGAAGGGGTGGGTACCAGCTGTGTGTGGTCCAGCTCTCTACTACTACCACGAAGACTTCTCCAAGAGAACGGTGGAGTGGCTGGAGATCCTGAGGGCGGAGGGCATTGGTAAAGTGTTCCTCTACGTTACTGACGTTCATCCTAACTTGGAGAAGGTCCTCAAGTACTACGAGGATGACGGCTTCCTTCACCTCACTGGTTACTCCTACCCACCACCATATATCAACGTGCCAAGTCTTC ATTCTTTCACTTGGCTCCATTATTTTGACGCcattctcatcataactcccAGAAGATTTGACGTCTCTGCACTCCAACTCAAGCTTAACCAGGTCGAGCAATCTATCCAGTTCACTCTAGGAGAGGAAGTCTATGACACTCAACCTTTCCTAGAGTTCCTTT GTCCACTAACATCCCCCACTGGCACTGAGGGCAATGCCTGGCTGCCATCAGCTGTGGGAGAGCCACTTTGGCCAGAGATACAACTGGCACTGGTCACTGGCACTCCATCACAGGACCGAGGACGGTTGACACCTAGAATTATTGGTTATAAAGAAGAG GTGTACAAAGATTACTACGGTGACATCCTGGGTCTGTCTGGCTTCACCCTGGTGCCAGTTTTAAACAGACCACTGAGCCGTGGCACTCTGACCCTGGCGTCACCTAACCCATACGACCATCCACTCATCAACCTCAACTTCCTCCACCACCCAGATGATGTCACAACCTTAGTCAGAG GTATCAAACTTGCTTTGCAAGTGGGCGAGGCTCCTGCGTTTACTGATGATCTCTCAGCCAAGTTCCACGACAAG GTGTTGAGCGGCTGCCAGCACGAGAAGGCGTACACGGATGCATACTGGGCGTGCTACACGCGATACATGGCCACTACTGCGTACCATGCTTGTGGTACATGTAAGATGGGACCTTCTTCTGATCCCCTGGCGGTGGTAGACCACAGACTCAG GCTACGTGGTGTGTCAGGAGTAAGGGTGGTCGATGCCTCCATCATGCCTCTCATCATCAGCGGCAACACCAACGCTCCCACCATCATGATAGCTGAGAAGGCTGCCGATCTCGTCAAGCATGACTGGCTCCTCTCAGATCCTCAAACTCTTATCTAG